The genomic DNA CCCCGTATGCCGCTCAGGTGTGCGCCGAAGACGCCGGCCGCAAGGCCGCCGAACATGGCGTGCGCACCCTTGAAGTCGAAGTCAAGGGTCCGGGTTCGGGCCGTGAATCGGCCCTGCGCGCGCTGCAGGCCGTCGGCTTCCACATCACCTCGATCCGCGACGTGACGCCGATCCCGCACAATGGCGTGCGTCCGTCCAAGCGCCGCCGCGTCTGACGCGCAGCGCTGCATGACATGCGGGCGGCGGACGCGTCGCCCGTTTACCCGTTTGCATCGCCGGAACGTCCTGCCGGGTTCAGGATTATGAAGCGTTTCGGCCCATCCCCAGGGGAAATACATGACTGTCAACATGAAGAACTGGCAGGAATTGAAGAAGCCCAACAGCCTTGAGATCAAGGCGTCGGGTGACGGCAAGCGCAAGGCGACCTTCGTTGCCGAGCCGCTGGAGCGCGGTTTCGGCCTGACGCTCGGCAACGCGCTGCGCCGGGTTCTTCTCTCCTCGCTTCAGGGCGCGGCGGTCACCTCGATCAAGATCGAGAATGTCCTGCACGAATTCTCGTCGCTCGCCGGCGTGCGTGAGGACGTGACCGACATCGTCCTCAACATCAAGCAGGTCGCGCTGAAGATGGAAGGCGAAGGCCCGAAGCGGCTTCAGCTTTCCGCTACCGGCCCGGCCGTGGTGAAAGCGGGCGACATCAGCGTCGTGGGCGACATCGAAGTGATGAACCCCGATCTGGTGATCTGCCATCTGGACCAGGGCGCGACCCTGAACATGGAACTGACCGCTGACATCGGCAAGGGCTATGTCCCCGCCGTGGCCAACCGTCCGGCCGACGCGCCGATCGGCCTGATCCCGGTCGATGCGCTCTACTCGCCGGTGCGCCAGGTCGCCTACAAGGTGGACAACACACGCGTCGGCCAGGAACTGGACTATGACAAGCTGTCGCTGACGCTTGAAACCGACGGCACCGTCACGCCGGAGGACGCGGTGGCCTATGCCGCCCGCATCCTGCAGGACCAGCTCCAGTTGTTCGTTCATTTCGAGGACGCGCTGCCCGCCGCCGCGCCGGCTGCCGGTCATGCCGCCGCCGCCGCTTCGGAAGGCGAAAGCGACACCAACCAGATCAACCGCTATCTGCTCAAGAAGGTGGACGAACTGGAACTGTCGGTCCGCTCGGCCAACTGCCTCAAGAACGACAACATCATCTATATCGGCGATCTGGTGCAAAAGACCGAAGCCGAGATGCTGCGCACCCCCAATTTCGGCCGCAAGTCGCTGAACGAAATCAAGGAAGTGCTGTCGTCCATGGGCCTGCGTCTGGGCATGGACATCCCCGGCTGGCCGCCGGAAAATATCGAGGAAATGGCCAAGAAGCTCGAACAGGAGCTGCTGGGCTGATCAGGTGCGGGGCCGGGACAGACGTTCCGGCCCGGTTCCTTATGGGCTGACAGGCGGTGGCCCTTAAACACCGCCAGGTCTGGGATACCTTGCACGGTCCCTTAACGAACGAAGGAAAAGAACATGCGTCATAAGGTTGGTCATCGTAAGCTGCAACGCAGCGCCGGCCATCGTAACTCGCTGCTGCGCAACCTCGCAGCGTCGCTCATCAAGCATGAGCAGATCCTGACCGGCACTGCGAAGGCCAAGGAACTGCGTCCTTACGTCGAAAAGCTGATCACCCTCGCCAAGAAGGGTGGCCTGTCCAACCGTCGTCTGGCCCACGCCCGCCTTCAGGACGATGCGCAGCTCGTCAAGCTGTTCGACATTCTGGCCGAACGCTACAAGGATCGTGACGGCGGCTATACCCGCGTGATCAAGGCCGGTTTCCGCGCTTCGGACGCGGCGCCGATGGCGATCATCGAACTGGTCGATCGTGACGTGTCCGCCAAGGGTCAGGATTCCGGTCCGGTTCAGGGCGCCGACGCGGACGAGCTGGAAGAAGCTTGATCTGATCGGTCCGGTCTAGAGCGGTTTTCGTTCCGATTGCATCGGAACTACCGCTCTAAGTTATTCGTTGGCGCATTTTCTTAATCAGCGGGTGATTCCACCCGCTTGGAAAATGCTCCCGCAGGATCGGATACTTTACGGGCGGGCCGCGATTCCCTAGGGAATTGCGGCCTGTTCCGTTTGGAAAAGAGTGAAGAAGAGAGGATGCGCGTCGCCCTGATCCTGTTGCCGCTGCTGCTGGCGGCGGCCCCGTCGCACGCCCGTCCCGACGGCGCGGCGATCGAGGCTGGCGACAAGAACCTCTCCTATCCGGTCGCCAGACGGCTGGACCTTGTCGAGGATCATTTCGGCGTGAAGGTCGCCGATCCCTATCGCTGGCTGGAAAACGACCTGCGTGCCGATCCGGCGGTGCGCGACTGGGTGGGGCGGGAAAATGCCCTGACCCGCGCCTATATCGACGATCTGCCGGGTCGCGCGGCGCTGAAAGGCCGGATGCAGGCGCTGCTCTCGCACGGCCGCTACACCGTCCCGCGCAAGGCCGGCGGTCGCTATTTCTATGGCTATAACAAGGGATTGCAGAACCAGACCCCGCTCTATGTGCGAGACGGACTGGAGGGCGCGCAGCGCCTGTTGCTTGACCCCAATGACTGGGCGAAGGACGGGGCCAGCGCGCTGGCCGAATGGGCCCCCTCGCCCGATGGCAAATATCTTGCCTTTGCCGTGCAGCAGGCGGGCAGCGACTGGCGCACGCTCAAGCTGCTCGATGTCGACAGCGGCAAGATGCTGGACGATGCGGTACTGTGGGTCAAATTTTCGCAGATCGCCTGGGACGGCCGGGGCGAAGGCTTTTTCTACTCCCGCTTTGCTGCCCCACAGGAGGGCGAGGCCTTCCGTTCCGCCAATGAGGATCAGCAGCTTTTCTACCACCGCGTCGGCACCGACCAGACGCAGGACCAACTCATCTACGCCACCGCCGACCGGCCCATGCTCAGTCATCAGGCGCAGGTCACGGGCGATGGCCGCTGGCTGGTTATCAACAGCTTTCAGGGTATCGATCCGCGCCGCGAACTCCATGTCGCCGAACTCACGGGCGGCCCGGTCAAACCACGCCTGCTGGTCAAGGGACCAGCCCATGACTGGCGGCTGATCGGCAGCCAGGGATCGACTCTCTTTTTCGTCACGGACGATTCTGCCGCGCATATGCGTGTGGTGACGCTCGATGCCGCCCGGCCGCGCCGCGCCCCGCGCCAGATCGTCGCCGAACGCCCCGAAACGCTGGCCGGCGGCTCGCTCGTCGGCAACCGCATGATCCTGGCCTATATGAGCGAAGCGCAGACCGTCGCCGAACTGGTCGAACTGGACGGGCGCAAAGTCGGTGACGTGCCGCTACCCGGCTTCGGCACCGCGGCGGGCTTCGGCGGACGGGAGGGCGATCCCGAAACCTTCTTCAGCTTTTCGGGCTTCGTCACCCCGTCCAGCATTTACCGCTTCGACACCGCGACGCTCAAATACAGCCTCTTCGCCCGGCCCGACCTGCCCTTCGACCCCGACGCCTATGGCGTAGAGCAGCGGCTCTACCCGTCGAAGGACGGAACGATGATCCCCATCACCGTCCTGCGCAAGAAAGCGCTGGCCGACCATGCCATCGCCGCGCCAACCATCCTCTACGGCTATGGCGGCTTCAACATTTCGCTGACACCGGGCTATTCGGCGACGCGCATGGCCTGGCTGGAGCAGGGCGGCGCCTATGCCATCGCCAATCTGCGCGGCGGCGGCGAGTTCGGCAAGGCATGGCACGATGCCGGGCGCGGCGCCAACAAGCAGAATGTGTTCGATGACTTCATCGCTGCGGGCGAATGGCTCAAGGCGAACGGCTATACGCCGGCGGACGGCCTCGCGATCGAGGGCCGCTCAAATGGCGGCCTACTGGTCGGCGCGGTGGTCAACCAGCGGCCCGACCTGTTCGCCGCCGCGCTGCCGGCCGTGGGCGTGATGGACATGCTGCGCTTCGACCGCTTCACCGCCGGCCGCTACTGGATCGACGATTATGGATCACCGGACAAGGCGGAGGATTTTCCTTTGCTCTACGGCTACTCCCCCTATCATAACATATTGTCGGGCCGGGACTATCCGGCGATCCTCGTCACCACCGCCGACACCGACGACCGCGTCGTGCCGGCGCACAGCTTCAAATATGCCGCCGCGCTCCAGGCTGCCGACCTGGGCGCCAGGCCTCGCCTGCTCCGCGTCGAAAGCCGCGCCGGCCATGGATCGGGCAAGCCGGTCGACAAGCTGATCGACGAATATGCCGACAGCTACGCCTTCGCCGCCCGCTTCACCGGCCTGACGATCAGGGCCAAGCCGGAATAGGAGGACGCCCTCCCCGTTCAGCCCTCGGACAGCCTGCCTCCCTTATGCCTCGCTCCATCGCAGGAGGCGCAGGACGATGATCGGGACCAAGGCACGCTGGATGACCGGAGCGCTGGTGAGCGCGGGGTTGATGCTGGGCAGCGTCGGCAGCGCGCAGGCGCAGCCCGGCTGGGGCGGCGGTCGCGGCTGGGATCGTGGAGGCTGGGACAGGGGCTGGGACCGGCATCACCGCCATCGTGGCGACGGCTTTGGCGTCGGCGATGCGATCGGTGTCGCGGCGCTGGTGGGCGCGGTGGCGATCGTCGCTTCCTCGCTCTCCAAGGACAAGCAGACCCGCACCGACCGGGATGACGACGCGCCTCCGCCCAGCAGCGGCACCGATTATGGTGCGGATCATAACGCCAATGCGCCCGCGCGCGACGAAGCCGACTTCTCCGACATCGCGGCGCAGGACGACGCCCAGACCGACGCCTGCGCCATCGCCGCCCGCGACGAAGCGCAGGGCCAGGGCGGCGGCTATGCCGAGGTCCGCCATATTGACGCCCCCCGCACCACGCCGGACGGCGCCACCAATATCGACGGCGAGGTCGAAAGCCGCGCCAGCTATCGCGCCGCCAGTGGCACGACCCGCCGCTTCATCTGCACGATGAAGGACGGCCGCGTCGCCAGCGTCTATCTCAGCCGCGACGTGGTGATGCGGTAAAGCAATAGGCCGGGTCGCTTTATCCTGTCCCCGCCTCCTGCCGTCGGATAGCATCGCCCCCGAATCAGGGGGTTATGGGTGACGGCCTTTCTTCTCGCGCCGGAAAATATCGTCTTTGTGTCAGCCCTGCTGCTGATGCTGCTGATCGGTGGCGTCCAAGCGCTGGGGCTGGTGGGCGACGCCGATCTCGATATTGACAGCGATGCCGACCTGCTCGGCTGGCTCGGCTTCGGCCGCCTGCCGCTACTGGCGCTGATCGCGCTGTTCCTCACCCTTTTCGCGGTCATCGGCCTGCTCGGCCAGCAGGCGGCGCACGACCTGCTGGGCGCGATGCTCTCGCCCTGGATCGCCGTGCCGACCGCCGGCGTCGCCGCCCTGCCCGCCACCGGCCTCGCCGCGCGCCTCGTCGCGCCGCTGCTGCCGAAGGATCATAGCACCGCCATCCCGCTCGACCATCTGGTCGGCAGCCGCGCGGTCATCGTCACCGGCTGCGCCACCACCGGCTCGCCCGCTCGCGCGCGGGTGCAGGATCATCATGGCCAGACCCATTATGTCATGGTCGAACCCGACAATACGGGCCAGATATTGGCGGAGGGCGAAACCATCCTGCTCGTCCGCCGCGAGGATCATCTGTTCCGCGCCATTTCCCATGGCGACCATTATCTACCGACACTCTAGGAGACAGACATGACCCTGCCTGCCGTCCAGCAAGGTTTTTCCATCCTGCCCTATGCGATGATCGCGGGCAGCGGCCTGCTCGTCCTCATCGTGCTGGGGATCGTGATCGCCCGCCTCTACAAGCGCGCGTCGAAGGAAATCGGCTTCGTCCGCACCGGCTTTGGCGGGGAGAAGGTGGTGATGAACGGCGGCGCGCTGGTGCTGCCGATCTTCCATGAAACCATGCCGGTCAACATGAACACCGTCCGCCTCGCGGTGGAGCGCAAAAATGCCGACGCGCTCATCACCCTCGACCGGCTGCGCATCGACGTGAAGGCCGAATTCTACGTCCGCGTCCGCCCCGACGCCCAGTCGATCGCCACCGCCGCCCAGACGCTGGGGATGCGCACCATGAACCCGGAAGCGCTGAAGGAACTGGTCGAGGGCAAATTTGTCGACGCGCTACGCTCGGTCGCGGCCGGCATGACCATGAACCAGTTGCACGAACAGCGCGGCGACTTCGTGCAGAAGGTGCAGCAAGTATCCTCGGTCGATCTCGCCATGAACGGGCTGGAGCTGGAAAGCGTCTCGCTCACCGGCCTCGACCAGACCTCGATCGAGCATTTCAACGCCAACAACGCCTTCGACGCCGAGGGTCTGA from Sphingobium sp. CAP-1 includes the following:
- a CDS encoding DNA-directed RNA polymerase subunit alpha, producing the protein MTVNMKNWQELKKPNSLEIKASGDGKRKATFVAEPLERGFGLTLGNALRRVLLSSLQGAAVTSIKIENVLHEFSSLAGVREDVTDIVLNIKQVALKMEGEGPKRLQLSATGPAVVKAGDISVVGDIEVMNPDLVICHLDQGATLNMELTADIGKGYVPAVANRPADAPIGLIPVDALYSPVRQVAYKVDNTRVGQELDYDKLSLTLETDGTVTPEDAVAYAARILQDQLQLFVHFEDALPAAAPAAGHAAAAASEGESDTNQINRYLLKKVDELELSVRSANCLKNDNIIYIGDLVQKTEAEMLRTPNFGRKSLNEIKEVLSSMGLRLGMDIPGWPPENIEEMAKKLEQELLG
- the rplQ gene encoding 50S ribosomal protein L17 codes for the protein MRHKVGHRKLQRSAGHRNSLLRNLAASLIKHEQILTGTAKAKELRPYVEKLITLAKKGGLSNRRLAHARLQDDAQLVKLFDILAERYKDRDGGYTRVIKAGFRASDAAPMAIIELVDRDVSAKGQDSGPVQGADADELEEA
- the rpsK gene encoding 30S ribosomal protein S11, whose product is MAREPQRIKRRERKNISAGVAHVNASFNNTMVTITDAQGNAISWSSAGMMGFKGSRKSTPYAAQVCAEDAGRKAAEHGVRTLEVEVKGPGSGRESALRALQAVGFHITSIRDVTPIPHNGVRPSKRRRV
- a CDS encoding prolyl oligopeptidase family serine peptidase, whose product is MRVALILLPLLLAAAPSHARPDGAAIEAGDKNLSYPVARRLDLVEDHFGVKVADPYRWLENDLRADPAVRDWVGRENALTRAYIDDLPGRAALKGRMQALLSHGRYTVPRKAGGRYFYGYNKGLQNQTPLYVRDGLEGAQRLLLDPNDWAKDGASALAEWAPSPDGKYLAFAVQQAGSDWRTLKLLDVDSGKMLDDAVLWVKFSQIAWDGRGEGFFYSRFAAPQEGEAFRSANEDQQLFYHRVGTDQTQDQLIYATADRPMLSHQAQVTGDGRWLVINSFQGIDPRRELHVAELTGGPVKPRLLVKGPAHDWRLIGSQGSTLFFVTDDSAAHMRVVTLDAARPRRAPRQIVAERPETLAGGSLVGNRMILAYMSEAQTVAELVELDGRKVGDVPLPGFGTAAGFGGREGDPETFFSFSGFVTPSSIYRFDTATLKYSLFARPDLPFDPDAYGVEQRLYPSKDGTMIPITVLRKKALADHAIAAPTILYGYGGFNISLTPGYSATRMAWLEQGGAYAIANLRGGGEFGKAWHDAGRGANKQNVFDDFIAAGEWLKANGYTPADGLAIEGRSNGGLLVGAVVNQRPDLFAAALPAVGVMDMLRFDRFTAGRYWIDDYGSPDKAEDFPLLYGYSPYHNILSGRDYPAILVTTADTDDRVVPAHSFKYAAALQAADLGARPRLLRVESRAGHGSGKPVDKLIDEYADSYAFAARFTGLTIRAKPE
- a CDS encoding YqiJ family protein, which gives rise to MTAFLLAPENIVFVSALLLMLLIGGVQALGLVGDADLDIDSDADLLGWLGFGRLPLLALIALFLTLFAVIGLLGQQAAHDLLGAMLSPWIAVPTAGVAALPATGLAARLVAPLLPKDHSTAIPLDHLVGSRAVIVTGCATTGSPARARVQDHHGQTHYVMVEPDNTGQILAEGETILLVRREDHLFRAISHGDHYLPTL